Proteins from one Falco naumanni isolate bFalNau1 chromosome 10, bFalNau1.pat, whole genome shotgun sequence genomic window:
- the TSSC4 gene encoding protein TSSC4: MGDQDAGEPFRGLVAGGATDYEGTLPSDTASLSDSDSDDLGLADEAEVDTISPEEPSVDDGDYRSRETPDSLHSSRRSPVQPFHLRGMSSTFSLRSQSIFDCLEEAAKLSVPSMPEDNIVDGRFKRPLPPSTASGNVPQSLGKQAKAVQAPRASPAVPDYVAHPERWTKYSLDGVSESSDQANKAVAMEFLEDLKKRGEKQDGYTPYFNQDPSSCGAGRIVFTKPAKRGVDGLEKKTSAGEDPRKHMKTDLQGKCLKKTDDLREEDKIELGHLGGGSGKVTEEEECVMPGDLSTEGARFGGADEEPLVETVGFHCSKKKNRKNFRPKVDGEGEEEES; encoded by the coding sequence ATGGGAGATCAGGATGCAGGCGAGCCCTTTCGGGGGTTGGTGGCTGGTGGTGCCACGGACTATGAAGGCACTCTGCCCTCAGACACAGCGTCGCTCAGCGATTCAGATTCCGATGATTTGGGGTTAGCGGATGAAGCGGAAGTTGATACGATATCACCTGAGGAGCCATCTGTAGATGATGGGGATTACAGATCCAGGGAGACTCCCGACTCTCTGCACAGCAGTCGCAGATCTCCTGTCCAGCCCTTCCATCTGAGGGGCATGAGTTCTACGTTCTCTCTCCGTAGCCAGAGCATTTTTGATTGTCTGGAAGAGGCAGCCAAGTTGTCTGTGCCCTCGATGCCTGAAGATAACATTGTTGATGGGAGGTTTAAGCGTCCGttgcctcccagcacagcctcagGTAACGTTCCACAAAGCCTGGGAAAGCAAGCCAAAGCTGTGCAGGCTCCCAGAGCCTCTCCTGCCGTGCCTGACTACGTGGCACACCCAGAGCGCTGGACCAAATACAGCCTGGATGGTGTTTCAGAGTCTAGTGACCAGGCTAACAAGGCCGTGGCCATGGAATTTCTAGAGGATTTGaagaaaagaggggagaaaCAAGATGGCTACACCCCGTACTTCAACCAGGACCCTtccagctgtggggctgggaggatTGTCTTCACCAAACCAGCAAAAAGGGGCGTTGAtggactggaaaagaaaacatccgCAGGGGAGGATCCTAGgaaacacatgaaaacagaTCTGCAAGGAAAATGTCTGAAGAAGACTGATGACTTGAGGGAGGAGGATAAGATAGAGCTGGGGCACCTGGGTGGTGGGAGTGGAAAGgtgacagaggaggaggagtgtgTGATGCCAGGGGACCTCAGTACAGAAGGTGCAAGGTTTGGTGGTGCAGATGAAGAGCCATTGGTGGAAACGGTTGGATTCCATTGCAGTAAGAAGAAGAATAGGAAAAATTTCCGGCCTAAAGTAGACGgtgaaggggaggaggaggagtccTGA